TTGCCATATTTTGACAAAACACAAAACCCCTGTGACACAAATCCCTATGAGACTGTATTGTGATGATATGAGGGCAAGAAAAAGTTACGTTTGGGGGTTTTGTGAAGTGGAAGATTAAAAACTTTCCCTGCTCGGCTTGCCAAATGAAAGCAacagtgcatacaacctggttaTCATCACATTTCTCTGAGTCATAGTAGAGACATCACCAGTAGATTGATTTAGGAAATTAGGAGGAGTCTGTGTTTGAAATAGTTGAGTCACACATTGACTGGATGTTTATAGGTCTGACACAAGCTCTGACACTTTCATCTGTGTGTGCTCTCTGAGTCTGGACTAACAGCAGCGCTTTAAAGACTTTGGAAATACCACATGTACTCTTTTTATCTCTGTTCTCCTGGCTTGGTAAGATCATTTCTTGGCTCTCGCCAGATGTCCACTAAAGTCAGACTCTTATGGTGTCGTTTTTCCAGTTAAGAAGTAACACTTTGAACTTTAAGGATAACAATCTGGTTAAATGGGTCTGGGTGGCTGGCGCTCGTTGTGACAATGTCCTTATTTatttctccctgtctctttctctttctgtcccaGTTTTCACTCTCTTCTTTGTGAAGTTTAAGTTTTATGGTGTTCTCAGAAAACTAGATTACAGACCAACTGTTTTATGATTTTTTTAACTAGAGCAGCACGTCCAACCTCTGTTTTATTTGAGACCTGCTTTAAGCATTCCCATGTTACTGGACCTAGATGTCTTCATATACAGAGTGCTGTGCTATGCTGAGACACCTTCCATTGCTCTGATGAAGGGCCAGTGGCACCACATATGCACCAGTCTCTGGCATGACAAGCATGCTGTATCAGTTGACTTAAAGTATCCATTAACCTCAACCATGAGAATCAGTTAGCAATGTGAGCATGGTTTTTCTGTGGCTCCCATGGCACACCTCCAGATCAGTGTTAATTGAGAGGATGTTTGGTTTTATCACTGTAATCCGAGGAGTGTGTGCTGATGGTGTATCTGGTTCAATATTTGTCTCTGACCTGACGCTGGgatgttctctctctgtcaccatgtaataatataatataatataaaccaTGTCCCACAGCCTGGAGACTAGTGGGGGTCCAAGTGACTGTCTCCAGCCCAGCCCCAGGGCTCCTAGCTGGGAGGGGAGATGGCGTAGGGTGGAAGTGGGAGGTATGTGCAGCTGGTAGACATGGTGTCTCAGAGCAGGGAGGTGCGTTCAGCTGTCTCACGACAGCTGGGTCTCTAACCTCAGAGGTGTCTCTGCAGGTCCCCTGTTTCTCATCTCAGCCCTCTGCCACTCCTGCTTTTCAAATTCTAGATTGGGTTGTCTCTGTTACAGGTTGTTTCTCTATCGGTTTTGCCAAGGCATATTTATCTATTGTTGGTTTCCTATGACATTAAGTTATGTATTGAACCATGTGGTCATGGTGCAGATCGTGATGATCTCATTGGCAAAAGCTCTGAGGTGTTTGTGTTCAGGGCCTAGACGACCTCATATCCTCTTCCTGTCTGACAGAGGATCATAATAATAACCCCTGTTTTCAGACCCCCCCACTATTGCCTGTATGTTAGGGATACTTCCCACTCCCTATTCCTATCCGCCACAGTGACTCAGCTGATGGGTTTTCCAACCAAGGTTATTCCTGGctagaaagacagaaagaaagaaagaaagaaagaaagaaagaaagaaagaaagaaagaaagaaagaaagaaagaaagaaagaaagaaagaaagaaagaaagaaagaaagaaagaaagaaagaaagaaagaaagaaagaaagaaagaaagaaagaaagaaagaaaacattTCTTGCAAATAgcttaatatatatatttagctAGCTTTTCCTACCACAATCACACTGTGGAGGTAGGAGCAGCAGTCAGGGGCGTAAGACACCAAAGTTGTTGAGACAAATTGAAATTCGCTGACTGTTAAGTGGATTTGCTGCTCCGTAACCCAATCTAATTACCCAGTTGGGCAAAGGATTCTAACTTCATTTCATCTTTCTGTGTTCCTCAAGGTCTCGTATATTAGCCAGGGCCTTCAGTAATGTGTATGTCTATGGACAAGGGTGACTTGGTGATCTAAAGATGATCCCTGTGTAAACCCATATACATTTTGGAAAATGGGCTGGCTTTTTTTCCTGAATGCTGGTAATATTCATATTCCGTGTGATAGATTGTGGAATATAATTGCTTTAGTTAACATTATGTGAAAAGTACCCAACAGCCACTGTGGTCGGTGTGATGAAACACAGGGCTACAACACAGGCTATTTTTATGATTCTGGTAAAGCACACATTGACACTTTGTCAACGAACCAGTAAGCTCAGGACTGCCATATTGATCTTACTTAAGAGTGTCTGTCTGCTTGAGAGAGTAGGTAGTCTTTAGATGGGCCATAGAGGGGCGTTGCCATGACGATAGCAGAGCCATGTATTGCCTAATGCAGGGTATTCAAACATACGGATCACAGGGGTGGTTTgagtgataaaaaataaatacaaaatctaACAAACTCAATACAAATTgaaactgtttagaaatgataatggacctgcATGTATACgttgactgtgtccagctcgctaataatcacccAAATTAAAGCAAGACAGTCAGGGAGTATAGAAAATTCAAAAAAGATGGATAGAGGCTATCTTGCCAATGTTCCCGCTCATTCCCGATGGCACTCTCCCACGACtaatccctctctcattctctctcgttctccctctctcagttcaattcaaatggctttattgccatggaaacatatgtttacattggcGAAGCAAGtggaatctctctctttctctgtcctcccACTTCACTGCTATTTTCTCACCACTGTGCTTTCTAGCACTCATGTCTCTTTTAGAAGTGAGATCAGGCTGGTTGGGTGGTAATACAGTATAGTTGGATTAGGACTGCTACAGTGAGGAAAGCTTGTATATAACACTACTGTGGGCATTGGCCTCAAGTCAGATGTGATCTTCTACTGCGCACTGACTGTGCTAACAATCAACATAATGTGCCGATGCTGGAGGGCTGAAAAAACTAGCCTAGCCTGGTTTGTACCACCCTGGGTGTGGTGTGACAATGACAAGTGAACAACAGACACAAAGCCAGAGCTAGACTCAGCATGTCCAAGTGCCTCTCATATCATTCTGTTCTGTGAATCTGGTTTCATCTCGAAACAACTTCCAAGCAGAGGATTGTGTTTCTGTTGTTGTTACTGGTCATGTTAAAGAGGACTGACATCATTTAGCGTGTGGATAGAATTAGAACTCTGGTATTATGGGAATGTATAATGGCAGTGATGCTGTCTTGAGTATAATGGCAGTGATGCTGTCTTGATCCCAGCTCATTGTGTGGGGACCTAGACAATGTGCTTTCATAAATTGAGGCTCTACAGGCCCCTCCAGGGGGCTCCAAGGACAGGAAATAgacaccctcccccctcctctcgctctctcgctctctctaggaTCATCAGCCGTAAACCAGACCACTCACCAGGCACACCAGTGGAGAATGAGACTAGTCATAAATAAGACAGACCCTGTTGGTCATCCATTAAGTTAATTTACCAGTGCCTTGTCTTGAGTAGTAACCTGATgatatgtgagtgtgtgggggtgTATGTATAATGTGTTTAGCATGTGATCATTGTGCTACGTTATATGTGGTCTTTGGCCTTTTGCATAAATTCCTTCTTGCCCCTTTAATGGTTACTGTAATGTAGCCCAATCTGTGCCATAGTAAACTATATTAAACTGGCGGTTTTACATCAATAACATAGTCATTTTGCATTTTCATGTGTTTAATTTGGTATTGGCAAATCAAGTCATTTTGCATTACAAAGGTTTGTATCAACATCAGACCATAATCCTTGATCATTTAAATCTCCTTGACACTGCCACTGCTGTAGAGGTAGCATCACTGACACCACCAACCCTGACCATGACAGAAGGTCCCGCATTTCAAAGAGCTCAGACAGCAGCAGCACGTTTACAGCTGTCTCCCACCTCAGCCTGTCTCACACTGCAGTGAGAACTAACACAGTCCAAACACTGGGCGTTTGAAGTGGCGCCCATCCTCTCTGCAGCGTGTCACTAGTCTCCGCTCCTCTGGGACAGGGCTGGCTGTGCTGCGCTATGCTGGGAGGCTGCCAGGTGGCTCAGGcctagctgagagagagagagagagagagagagagagagagagagagagagagagagagagagagagagagagagagagagagagagagagagagagagagagagagagagagagagagagagagagagagagagagagagagagagagagagagagagagagagagagagagagagagagagagagagagagagagagagagagaggagagagagagagagagagagagagagagagagagagagagaaggtaataCTGTAACACATCTTAGCAGCACCATTCGGCCCCACAAAAACATACGTGGCATTACATTTTGTGCCAGGGGAACTACAGAAGGTAGCTACGGGGTTGGTGGGGGGACAGAGACCACTCTGcctctttttctcctctctgtcctctttctGCTCCCCAGTAACTTCTGTCCTGAGCCTTAGGAGGAAGTGTGTGACGCAGTGAGTCAGTCTGTTAGATGTCTGGCTGCAGAAGGACAGAGGCATTCAGGTTTAATAGTATTGATTAGTGTGTTATTGGCTATACGGTGGAGGGCAGAAGGTACGTTTCTGCTTTTCTAATCCTTGGTCTGTACTGCTAGTACTGTAAAGCATGCTCAACCTTTGATTCTTAAAGTAAGCAGATAACTCTTATATGTTGTACGGTAGGAATTGTTTCAGTCACAGTTGGTCAGATGGATAGAAGTGTGTTCATTTGCTGAACCACGGGGATGGAGGTAAGATCTAATTGAGATATTGATGAATgaatgttgccacaagaaaagggcaaccagtgaagaacaaatgcAATTTTAAATACAACCCTTATTTTTCCCTTtgtacatcattacaacactgtatatagccataatatgacagaTTTTGATTGATAGTGCTGGGATTAGCGTTCTGACATTGTCTGAAGTTAGTCACGAGACTGACAGCTGAGGGAGGAGCATTAACCTCCAGTCCTCAGGGTAGATGGAGACTACACTACTGCAATTCTGCTCCCCAGTTAAGTTCTCCAAAACAcatctctctctactactctaatCAGTCTTAAGTGTTTTGGAACGGGTCAGCTGGGACCTTAGGTCTTTTGTATTTTGTCATTTCTCAAAGGTTTCATATAAGGTGTTTTTGAGTCTATGTAATTGATGGGTCACTACTTTtgtgtggaggggtggagggaggtacTGTGTTATAGTCCAGAGCACGAGAATGCTAAACACACTTACGGAAGGAAAGTTTTACACACTGTAATGAGAAGTCTTCTTAATCTGTCTCAGTCGGATAGATGTGCAGTGGTCATTATTTATTTTGGTTTGCACAACACACACTGGAGTTATTGTCTCATTACTTAGAAGGCAGTGTTTTGGCTGGCTGGCCGGACTAAAAAAGGAACAAAAGCCTTTGGAGGGTCGGTGAAATGTGGGGAAGAATGCGAGGAATCGGATCGCAGTTGTTTTCTTAACTTTGCCTGAGTTtgaaatgttaatttgtggagcATTTTTAGATGGTCACTATTTACAGGTAGCCACAGGTTTGTAGAAGTTAGGAACAATGCTTTGCTTGTTCGGGTGACTGTCATctgatgtatgtgtgtgcgttATCTCTTTAAATCCAAACCCAGATCTCATCctttccctcattctctctctattcCAGGGAGCTCTCTCAGAGATGGCAGCCTTCCCCAGGGTCTAAGGCAGCCATGTTGGTTAACGTGAACAGTGTGAGTCGGATCCAGCCTGGAGGCCCATCTAGCCCGGCCCTGCAACTCTGTCACCACAACACCCACACCAAGCCCAGTGGCAACCAGGCCTTCACCCTCCTCCCCATCAGCAGCAAGCCCCCGTGGGCCCACGCCTGCTCTGCCCAGGGCTACAAGACTGCCCCCTCTGGCAAGATGGCCGCCGATGCCTACCACCTGAGGAAGACGGGGAACGGCAGCTTCTATCTGGTGTCCTCTGACCCTCCCCAAACCCCAGGCAATCTCAGGTCCCAGCCCAGCACCCCCAGGTCAGTGTCTCCCCAGTATGCCTCCACACTTCCCATCTACGATGACACGGGATCACAGTGTCCCATTTATGATGAGCCTCCTGCGGACATGGAGGTGGAGGGGGCTAACCTCCATAATGGGCCTGGTGGTCTGTCCCGCCTCACCCCCACACACAGCCTGCAGAAGCTCAGGCTCCTCCAGCACCCTGGCTCCTCTCACTCAATCTCTAGGCACAAGAGGAATCCCTCTGCCTCTGACTACAGTCCTGCTGGCCTGGAGGGCATCAAGCACATGGTCAATGTGGATCCCAAACAGGCCCTTCTGTCCACCTCCCCCGGCCCCACCCGTACCCCCACCCCACGGCTGGACCCCCTCTTGGCCCAGCCTCAGAGGGAGCCAGGGACCCCAGTGATGCCAGGTATCCTGGAGAAGAAACAGATGTGGCGGGCCCTGGAGGCCAGTGTGTTGAGGGCAGTGGAGGCTTGCCACAGCAGGCAGAGCAGCCAGGCCTCCCAGGACTTCCCCACACCTCCAGGCCCCCAGACCACCTCCACCTACCAGGACTCTGGCTACTCCACTGGGCCCTCGCCCAGCCTGAGGAGGAAGAGCCGGCGGAGGGTAGGGGCCGGGGGGAGGCCAGGCTCAGTGGGCAGCAGCGGGGACCTGTGTGCCCTCAACGACAGACTGATGGCGGAGATGAGGGAGGTGGTGAGCCGCTCCAACACCATGAGGGAGATGAAGGCTGGTGGACTGGGGGTGCGAGAAGATGTCCCCTCTGCCAGCCGTTTGCTGAGCAGGGTGGGTAATCATAGCAACCCGGCCCTGGCGCCGCTGGAGATGCCAGGAAGGCAGAAGAGGACCTATGAGAAGGTGGACACCCTGGAGAAGAGCATCACCAGCCAGGCCAGCCTCTCCTCACCAGACACCCCCGGACCCCCCTCACAGGTACGCATCCGCTCCGCTGTGTGTCTTTGTCTCCGTCTCGTCTCTGtcacctgtctctgtctgtctgtgagagaTTAGACCTGATAAATTGAATAGTTCTGGTTTGTCTATTTGGTTAAAACCCTGACTGGTGCCTATTGTTGTGTGGTCTGTTTATGTGGAACAGTTTGTTTGGattctgttttgttttgtctggAGGTAGTAACATTGCTGGTGCTTTCCAGGACTACTTTCATTGCTAGACTAGTAAGAGTGTCTCAATTCCAAGTTAAAGTTGTGCACACCACAGTAAGGACAGATTGGCTCATTAGGCCTATTATATAACTAGATAAATGTGATAATTATATTTTGACTAGGCAGagtaatatatacacacacacacacactgtcaggaGGTTGACTTATTAGGCTAGGACAGGTGCACATGATTTGAGTTAGGGGAGCATTTTCCCTCTCATGAACAGTTACATAAGTAACCGTTTAGAGCCATAGCAGATCTTTAGTGCTATGAGCGCTGCCAAATATAATCCCAAAAGCCCTCTCAACAACGCACCCCTCTCCATATCATGTGAGTTCCAGTATTCCAATGAAACTATAGAGCCAAAAAGGTAAAGATGTTTCAATTAAAAAATATCTTATAATATAAAACCTGTAAACAGAACAATTAGACTGGACGATGGTAGGAGTGTCAGGCTCAGAGGCCCCACTGGTCCAATACATGGTTCCCCTGGTCAGGAAGGAGGGCCACTGTCCCAGATGGCACAGGGTTGGAGAGCTGGGTAGGGGTGGGGCTCAGGGGCTGGTGCCATGAGGGGTTGGTACTGAAGCAATCACATTTAAACAAATATTGGAAATGGGTCCCTAAGCCTGTTCTTGAATACTCTACAAACCTGCTGTTATATCATGATACACGTACAGAATACACACACTTTTGGTTGTTGACTATACCCCTGTAAAGCTTTGCCTGTATTTTTCTATCCATTCCATTGTAGAGAAGCAGAACATTTGCGTCTTTTTCAAAACCCAGTAAACCCAGGGGTTTAAAGCCAGCACGGAAATGTGATCTGTTTTCACTGTGTAATCTATATATACAACCTTGAATGTTTCatattaaaatctgattttaaggaCTTTGGACATTATTGGCCTCCTTAAATAGAAATGTAATTAAACTCTGCCGTTGAATTACTACCATGTCATGGGGCATCTTAAAGCTATCTGTATAAAAGAGAAGGGGAATTATAGAAGATATAATTCATACTGTAAGTGTTCCTTTGCCTTGTTCCATTTGATCTTAAACAGTGACCCATGCCACTCATTTAAGACCATGAAGTCCATATGACCATATATAAAGAAGTGCTGCCAAACCCAAATCTGGAGATCTGCGCTATTTGAGCAGGAACCCTAAATCTAAATTCCAGGCTCTTTGGCACACTCCAACCCCATATTACATCATGGTCACAATGAAGAAATATGTTTAACATTTTATGTTCAGATAGTAAATTCCTGCTTTGATTTGGCCTGGGTTTCTTGTTGTTCCTGGATGTTTCTCTGAGTCTGACCAGAGCTGGATTACTGGTTTGGTTTTCACTGTGAAGGTGCAGTGACTGTGGATAGGGCTCCTTATAGGCAGAAATCCCACTTGGGATCAGACAGTGGATTTGCACATGCAGTGTTTAAGGAGAGGTGGGTCGGGGCAGAAATAGTTAGGGCCTCTTATGTCACCCTTCTGTGCTCCTCACCTGCTCCTGACGAAAAGGCCCATGTGGATATTGGGGCATTTTTGGGTGGTGCGGTTCCTTTCCGGCATTAGAAAATGAATGTGCCTATCCTGCAACAATTCCCCCTGGAGCCCTCGCACTGCAGAGCAGAGGAAAGGCAGCTCATCCACACTGAGGAGACTGCAGCTGTGGACATACAGTCCATAAATACacacagtgcattgggaaagtattcagatcccttccctctttccacattttgttacgttacagccttattctaaaatggattaaataaataaaaatccccatcaatctacacacaataccccataatgacaaagcgaaaacaggtttttagacatttttgcaaatggattaaaaaaaaaaaaaaaacagaaatcccttatttacataagtattcagaccccttgctatgagactcaaaattgagctcaggtgcatcctgtttccattgatcatccttgagatgtttctacaacttgattggagtccatctgtggtaaattaaattgactggacatgatttggaaaggcacacacctgtctatttaaggtcccacagttgacagtgcatgtcagagcaaaaaccaagccatgaggtcgaaggaattgtccgtagagctccaagacaggattgtgtcgaggcacagatctggggaagggtaccaaaacatttctgcagcattgaaggtccccaagaacacagtggcctccatcattcttaaatagaagaagtttggaaccaccaagactcttcctagagctggccgcccggccaaactgagcaatcaggggagaagggccttggtcagggaggtgaccaagaacctgatggtcactctgacagacctccagagttcctctgtggagatgggagaaccttccagaaggtcaaccatctctgcagcactccaccaataaggcctttatggtagaatggccacacggaagccactcctcagtaaaaggcacatgacagcccgcttggagtttgccaaaaggcacctaaagactctcagaccatggaaaaaagattctctggtctgatgaaaccaagattagtcaggatcgagggaaagagcaaagtacagagagatccttgatgaaaacctgctccagagcgctcaggacctcagactggggcgaattaccctaagcacacagccaagacaatgcagaagtggcttcgggacaagtctctgaatgtccttgagtggcccagccagagcccggacttgaacctgaccGAACTTCtctggagtgacctgaaaatagctgtgcagcgacgctccccaaccaacctgacagcgcttaagaggatctgcagagaagaatgggagaaactccccaaatacaggtgtgccaagcttgtagcaacatacccaagaaaactcaaggctgtaatcgctgccaaaggtgcttcaacaaagtacagagtaaagggtctgaatacttatgtaaatgtgatatttcagttttttgttttgttattatggggtattgtgtatagattgatgagggggaaaaaacaatttaatccattttagaataaggctgtaatgtaacaaaatgtggaataagtcaaggggtctgaatactttcctaatgcactgtacatacatacatacatacagctgCACTGACgcttactctctccctctctctcttccctcaaccctctctctctcctctctcttccttcacccctctctctctcctctcttccctcacccctctctctctcctctgtcttccctcacccctctctctctcctctcttccctcacccctctctctctcctctcttccctcacccctctctctctcctctcttccctcacccctctctctctcctctgtcttccctCTCTTTGTCTCCTGAAGGCAGGGACCCTGGAACTGAAGGCTCAGTTGGACAGCAGGAAGAAAGATATGGTGGATGGACGAACAGGCTCACTGGGCCCCCACCACCACCGCTCCGTCTCCCATGACaacagagatggaggagaaatAGGAGGCTCCTTCCACCAGCTCTCTTACACCACCCTGCGCCAGCCCCCACCAGACAACTCAGGCATGGCGGACTGGGCCAGCAAGCACCTGAACATGCACACCCAGGGCCTGTTCCGCCGCCGTGTCTCCATCGCCAACATGCTCTCCTGGAACCGCGGCTCCATCAAGAAGCCCATGCTGGTGACCAGTGACCGCGCTGTGAGGAAGGAGGCCTGTGAGATGTTCAAACTGGTCCAGGCCTACATGGGAGACAGACCCTCCCGCCTAGACCGCCGCCACACTGCCCTGCTCATCATCACCAAGTGCTGGGGCATGCAGGGCCTGAGGGACGAGCTGTACGTGCAGCTGGTGAGGCAGACCACGGGCAACACCAGCCCAAGGAGCCTGGCTGCAGGCTGGGAGCTGATGGCCGTCAGCCTGGCCTTCTTTGCCCCCTCACCCAAGTTCCGCTGCTACCTGGAGGGATACATCCAGAGGCACACAGAGCCTAGCAGCGACAAGCAACAGGGTGGGTCGAATTTCCCTGTTTCCTCcgtcactctgtgtgtgtgtgtgtgtcattatcAGCATGACAGGTCTAGTTTGAGGGGTGTGATGGTTTGAATTGGTTtttacctcttctcttctctcctgtttGCTCTTTGTGGATGTTATTAGATTTTCTGAATAGCCTTTTAACCTCTGCCTTATTTTCTGGTTTCCAGTGACTCAGTTCATACTAGACCAGCAAGACATGAAACTGAAGAAGAACTCAAAGTCCAGAAAGAAACGGAAACAGAACACGGATGAAGAAGGTAGGTCTGAGATCACTAAGGTAACATTATAAAGATGAATGTTTAGTATGGGAAGTGTTGCCGAGGAGGAAGTCTGTTGGGGAGTGCTGAAGTGAGAGACCAATAATTTGCCACTTTTCAAGATTAATTGTCTGTTATTTCCTTATTGGTTAGAAACCACTACAAACCGAACGTGGTTCATATTTATCTCACTGCAGATGAAGAATTTGGAGTGAAATGGAAATTTGTAATGATATGTCACTTGACTACCATGCTGATATGCAGAGTTTCCCTGGTAGATATTATGAATAGTTTTCACAGAATACCACAGGAGGTGATAAAAGAGCTGAATGATGACAATTTCTATAGAGACACAATAGGGAGCCATGTTAGTGGTTCCCTCTGGCAGTCCCACATTGTGTGTCCATCAACGATTTAAGGAAAGCCTACCCACTGCACATGACCTCATTAGGGCAACCCACAATACCAGCCTTGATAATGTCATCAGCAAAGAACCTATACTCGTCTCGTAGTATTGACCACACTGGTAAACCCACACACATTTTACATCAATGACTGTGCCACCAACCTATACACTGGACAACGTCAGTGACCCACAGGCCATGAGGAATGGTTACCCTTCATGGGAGTGACTCACTGAAGAGTTTTTCAGATATTGGCTGTAATAATGACTTGAGGGGGAGGGCCATTATATTACTCATGATGTGGGCACGGCGCAGCTGTGAGcagaggggtgggagggagtcacGTGTGGGAACTGGAGGCCTCTTGTCTGGGCTCGGCCTGGGCTAGACTGGGATGGGCTTCTCTTGGGCCTAGGCTGGGCTGAGGCGGGCCTTGCTTACTTGGGTTTAAACAATTAGCTATGAAATTAGACTTGACTGAGGTAGCAACACTGACTAAACAGATCCCTTGGAGAATCTCAGAGATACTTTCTGATCCCATGTGTTGGCAGCTGTTATCACATTCTCTGCCTTGTGCTCTTAATCCTCTAATGAGTGGTGATTTGTGGTGATTTCTCACAGGCTCTGGTTGCTTCGCTGTTTGTTTTGCCTTATCCAAACAACATGTTCATTTGGACCACCGCTGGTGTTCAAACCTGCTCTCAGGCTGGGTAAAGAAAATAACCCAACTCTTTATTTTCTTCCTCTAATGATTAGTGAATTCAGGGAGTCTTGGGAAAAACAGTGTGTTTTCTCTGAGATCATGAGCGAAATTAtctgtatgatctctgtaattagcTGTAATTACAGTCAAACTGGGCCAGATTAACGTTGGCTGTGAACATGCATGGGAGTCAGTTACCTGTTTGCTATAAATCCAGGGGCTTTCAGTTCAGGCTAGGGAACATTCCGGGAAGGATGTTTTTCATCGCAGCACAAAGTTCTCCATCTGGCCGGGGTTCAGCCACCTGAGAGAGAGTTCTCTGGGAAGGAAGGGAGATGGACGGGACCCCATGGGTGTGATAGGGAGGCTCAGGGAGGGAAGTGGAGGCCTGTTTTATGTGTGAACTTGAGTTATCACAGTGACAACGTatagggctggggtgtaggtaGGGATACCTCTGCTCCCTCCAGTGTTCTAAGTGTCTGATTAATCACCTGGGACATGATgtgctggatggctggctggctccaGTCTCCTGTACCGTGACAGTTGAGGCGTGAATGCTCTGATCCCCAAATGGCAGAATCACACTGCAAACATGTCTCTTTAATTACCTCCTTGGAAATATCTGACATCTGTGGGAACAAATAGCTTGTCCTTTTAGTGAGGAATTGTTTAACCCTTTATATGTTGGCTTGGTTGGAAAGTTCCTCACAAGATTCACTCACTGAGCAGATGTATCTGTGTAGGTGTGAGCTGCAGCTACAATGAGAGCTGGATTTCCCATGGTGTTCGGGTACCGAGTCTCATTCCTCAGTCTTACAGTGGCCCTGTCTTTCTTCTCTCTTTACAGGTCTACCTATCAGCACGTATGCAAAGTTCTGCTATCGCAAACTACAGAAAGTGGCCATAACTGGAGGCAAAAAGGTAAGTTGAGATATGAGCAGGGCAAAGGGGTGGGGAATATCGACAAGGGGGGCAGCCT
This window of the Coregonus clupeaformis isolate EN_2021a chromosome 10, ASM2061545v1, whole genome shotgun sequence genome carries:
- the LOC121574995 gene encoding rho GTPase-activating protein 39-like isoform X3 → MLVNVNSVSRIQPGGPSSPALQLCHHNTHTKPSGNQAFTLLPISSKPPWAHACSAQGYKTAPSGKMAADAYHLRKTGNGSFYLVSSDPPQTPGNLRSQPSTPRSVSPQYASTLPIYDDTGSQCPIYDEPPADMEVEGANLHNGPGGLSRLTPTHSLQKLRLLQHPGSSHSISRHKRNPSASDYSPAGLEGIKHMVNVDPKQALLSTSPGPTRTPTPRLDPLLAQPQREPGTPVMPGILEKKQMWRALEASVLRAVEACHSRQSSQASQDFPTPPGPQTTSTYQDSGYSTGPSPSLRRKSRRRVGAGGRPGSVGSSGDLCALNDRLMAEMREVVSRSNTMREMKAGGLGVREDVPSASRLLSRVGNHSNPALAPLEMPGRQKRTYEKVDTLEKSITSQASLSSPDTPGPPSQAGTLELKAQLDSRKKDMVDGRTGSLGPHHHRSVSHDNRDGGEIGGSFHQLSYTTLRQPPPDNSGMADWASKHLNMHTQGLFRRRVSIANMLSWNRGSIKKPMLVTSDRAVRKEACEMFKLVQAYMGDRPSRLDRRHTALLIITKCWGMQGLRDELYVQLVRQTTGNTSPRSLAAGWELMAVSLAFFAPSPKFRCYLEGYIQRHTEPSSDKQQVTQFILDQQDMKLKKNSKSRKKRKQNTDEEGLPISTYAKFCYRKLQKVAITGGKKGLRKPTLEEIDHSRLAIVTPSLFGSSLDEVMERQSELFPDRKLPWVQVQLSQYVLALGGAQTEGIFRVPGDIDEVNALKLQVDQWRIPENLSDPNVPASLMKLWYRELEEPLIPMAFYKQCVSNYDDPVAAITVVQCLPELNRLVLCYFIHFLQVFAQPANVSVTKMDVNNLAMVMAPNCLRCQSDDPRIIFENTRKEMSFLRMLIIHLDTSFIEGVV